The following coding sequences lie in one Chloroflexota bacterium genomic window:
- the aroB gene encoding 3-dehydroquinate synthase has protein sequence MDEDRNIILTGFMGTGKTTIGRLMAQRLRREFVDMDAVIEERTGMSIPQIFQEQGEEAFRRLESELCRELAARSGLVIATGGGALVNAENRATLGATGDIICLRASPDVIMARVGASTNRPKLDGTDRRARIEALLDERAAAYDAIRLQLDTSELSQAEAVERALALVWGLTEARRLPVQAPGGYMYDIVLGEGILDQAGELLARRLTPGLAAVVTNPDVGKHWAKPLVKALREADFRPVVIEIPEGEVHKTLDTVRSVYERLVEAGLDRRSPIIALGGGVVGDIAGFAAATYLRGVPFVQIPTTLLSMVDASVGGKVGVDLPQGKNLVGAFKQPEMVLIDPLTLRTLPAAEFRAGLAEIVKHGIIGSPELFRQLEGRGPATLTSLIADAVRVKIEVVEEDPFERGRRAVLNLGHTFGHALERLSNYQMRHGEAVSVGMVAAAHLSAILGRCEPALVNRLTHLLRRLDLPIQVHGHTAEALYQAMRTDKKRAAGRLRFVIPEDIGRVVVTDEVTQAQALDALRAIGAT, from the coding sequence ATGGATGAAGACCGAAACATTATCCTGACCGGCTTCATGGGTACGGGAAAGACGACCATCGGGCGGCTGATGGCCCAGCGGCTGCGCCGCGAGTTCGTGGATATGGACGCGGTCATCGAGGAACGCACCGGCATGAGCATCCCGCAGATCTTCCAGGAGCAAGGGGAGGAGGCATTTCGCCGCCTGGAAAGCGAGCTCTGCCGGGAGCTGGCGGCCCGCTCCGGGCTGGTCATCGCCACCGGCGGCGGCGCGCTGGTCAACGCCGAGAATCGCGCCACCCTGGGCGCCACCGGCGATATCATCTGCCTGCGCGCCTCCCCGGACGTCATCATGGCCCGCGTGGGAGCCAGCACGAACCGCCCCAAGCTGGACGGCACCGACCGACGGGCGCGCATCGAGGCGTTGCTGGATGAGCGCGCGGCCGCATATGACGCCATCCGATTGCAACTGGACACCAGCGAGCTCTCCCAGGCCGAGGCGGTGGAGCGCGCTCTGGCGCTGGTCTGGGGACTGACGGAAGCCCGCCGCCTGCCCGTCCAGGCACCGGGCGGATACATGTACGATATCGTCCTGGGAGAGGGCATATTGGACCAGGCCGGGGAGCTGCTGGCCCGGCGGCTCACGCCCGGCCTCGCTGCCGTCGTCACCAACCCGGACGTCGGCAAACACTGGGCGAAGCCGCTGGTCAAGGCGCTGCGAGAGGCCGACTTTCGCCCTGTCGTGATCGAGATCCCGGAGGGCGAGGTCCATAAGACGCTGGACACCGTTCGCTCCGTCTACGAGCGCCTGGTGGAGGCCGGCCTCGACCGCCGCAGCCCGATCATCGCCCTGGGCGGCGGCGTGGTGGGCGACATCGCCGGGTTCGCCGCCGCGACCTACCTGCGCGGCGTGCCCTTCGTCCAGATCCCCACGACGCTGCTCAGCATGGTGGATGCCTCCGTCGGCGGGAAAGTCGGCGTAGACCTCCCCCAGGGCAAGAACCTGGTCGGCGCCTTCAAACAGCCGGAGATGGTGCTGATCGACCCGCTGACGCTGCGCACGCTGCCGGCCGCGGAGTTCCGCGCCGGATTGGCCGAGATCGTCAAGCACGGCATCATCGGCTCACCGGAGCTGTTCCGCCAGCTTGAAGGGCGCGGGCCCGCCACCCTCACATCCCTGATCGCCGACGCCGTGCGGGTGAAGATCGAGGTCGTAGAGGAGGACCCGTTCGAGCGAGGGCGGCGCGCCGTACTCAACCTGGGGCACACCTTCGGTCACGCGCTGGAGAGGCTGTCCAACTACCAGATGCGCCACGGCGAGGCGGTGAGCGTGGGGATGGTGGCAGCGGCCCATCTATCTGCTATCCTGGGGCGTTGCGAGCCCGCGCTGGTGAACCGACTGACGCATCTGCTGAGGCGGCTCGACCTGCCCATTCAGGTCCACGGGCACACGGCGGAAGCGCTCTATCAGGCGATGAGGACGGACAAAAAGCGGGCAGCCGGCCGGCTGCGCTTCGTCATACCGGAGGACATCGGCCGGGTGGTCGTGACCGACGAGGTGACCCAGGCGCAAGCCCTGGACGCCCTGCGCGCCATCGGCGCCACCTGA